In Amia ocellicauda isolate fAmiCal2 chromosome 5, fAmiCal2.hap1, whole genome shotgun sequence, a genomic segment contains:
- the LOC136750515 gene encoding olfactory receptor class A-like protein 1, whose translation MEVRLVLKAAGFICLDVVGIPGNLTVFLFFCYLRLSDGHLSLNDLILSKLAFVNLVVVLCRGIPQALTALGIQNLFGEYGCKVVIFTYRIGRAMSICITSLLSCYQCIIIAPGSTRWMVLKQRFPKCIPQIILLLYGLNIAVCPAGFVFASTVPNSTIPEYTLNLEFCIVAFPGFKAFMANGVMYIIRDFAFVGIMAGAAIYIVLILYHHRKQMRGMHGSDRNQRKTAEASKSVLMLVTMYVILFGLDNVMWVYTLCVTRVHPAVSDTRVFFASCYSALSPVFIITTNKKIAARLNCFSHGQEEKISTTETTVSHIPTGL comes from the coding sequence ATGGAAGTGCGTCTTGTGCTGAAGGCAGCTGGCTTCATATGTCTGGACGTGGTGGGCATCCCAGGGAACCTGACCGTGTTCCTCTTCTTCTGCTACCTGCGTCTGTCCGACGGCCACCTATCGCTCAATGACCTCATCCTGAGCAAGCTGGCGTTTGTCAACCTGGTGGTGGTCCTGTGCCGTGGAATCCCACAGGCCTTAACTGCACTTGGCATCCAGAACCTCTTTGGGGAATATGGCTGCAAAGTGGTCATCTTCACATACCGAATAGGCCGTGCCATGTCCATCTGTATCACCTCCCTCCTCAGCTGCTACCAATGCATAATCATCGCCCCTGGATCAACCCGGTGGATGGTGCTGAAGCAGAGGTTCCCCAAATGCATCCCTCAGATCATCTTGCTGCTCTATGGGCTGAATATTGCAGTGTGCCCTGCTGGATTTGTCTTTGCTTCAACAGTTCCCAACTCCACCATCCCAGAGTACACCCTGAACTTGGAGTTCTGTATTGTGGCAttccccggcttcaaggcattcatggCCAATGGAGTCATGTACATAATTCGTGATTTTGCCTTTGTGGGCATCATGGCTGGTGCAGCCATTTATATTGTCCTGATTCTGTACCACCACAGGAAGCAGATGAGGGGCATGCATGGCTCGGATCGGAACCAGAGAAAAACAGCAGAGGCGTCCAAGTCAGTGCTCATGCTTGTGACCATGTATGTCATCCTGTTTGGCCTGGACAATGTAATGTGGGTTTACACACTCTGTGTCACCCGTGTCCACCCTGCTGTATCAGACACGCGGGTCTTTTTCGCCTCCTGCTACTCTGCCCTCAGCCCAGTCTTCATCATCACCACCAACAAAAAGATTGCAGCCAGACTGAACTGCTTTTCCCATGGCCAGGAAGAAAAAATCAGTACTACAGAAACCACCGTCTCCCACATACCCACAGGGCTATGA